The genomic interval ttgctggacacattttacaaactccaaaccatccagcccatttacagaatgtgtttcccagtctatgtgtggaaagttgaaatctcccacaatcactaccttgtgcttactactaatatctgctatctccttacatatttgctcttccaattctcgctccccatttggcagtctataatacacccctataagtgttgctacacctttcccatttctcagttccacccaaatagcctccctggacgagccctccaatctatcctgccaaagcactgctgtaatatcttccctgacaagcaatgcaacacctccacctcttgcccctccaattctatcacaactgaagcaacgaaatcctggaatatttagtttccaatcacagccctcctgcaaccatgtttcactgatcgccacaacatcatacttccaggtgtcaatccaggctcttagctcttccacctttcttacaatgctcctagcattaatatatacacatttaagaaacccaccgcctcctattctctgtttattttctttttcttctttctcccctagattttggatccgagtgcttcccttctctgcctcctgcctcacactctgtctactagctttctctatttgagtccctccccccaaccattctagtttaaagtctccccagtagcctttgcaaatctccccgccaggatattggcccccctcgggttcaagtgcaacccgtcctttctgtacaggtcacaccttccccaaaagaagtcccaatgatccagaaacttgaatccctgcccactgcaccagtccttcagccacgcatttatcctccacctcgctccattcctactgacGGGACTGTTGGGAACAGGCGCAGGCCCtaaggcaggggtcggcaacctgcggcccccgggccgaatgcggcccttaACGCGAAATCATCCGGCCAGCAGGCATTTTTATTTTCCAGTAATTATCCAGCCAGCAGAATtccatcatctccggtacctcccgagCCCGAGGCCGCGGTGCCCAGGCGCGGTGACAAAAGGAGGTCTGCGCTGGCGACCGCAATGGCGGAGCCGGTGAGCATTGGCAAGCAACGGTGAGCAGCGCCAAGCAGCGCTGAATCCATATTGAATTATGGCTTGTAAGATTTGATTCCTTATCTACTATCTCAACTTTGTTAGTTTAAACTGAACTAGAGACAATGGGTGTTATTCATTAGCATTAACCCTATGGGGATGAATAGAACTCAGAGCAGAGCAGCACAGGGAAAGGCCTTTGGCCTACATTGTCTGGGCCAAATATAATGGCGTTTTGTAGAGgaatcattctacatttccttgatactGCATTtttcattctacatttccttgattattgtcTACTttaatctgtcattttcacaccttgcccttcctctcccctgactttcattctgacgaagggtcttatagacaataaacaatagacaataggttcaggagtagcccattcggcccttcgagccagcattgccattcactgtgatcatggctgacccgaaacgtcacccattccatctctccaggtgctgcctgtcccgctgagttacttcagcattttatgtctatctataaTACAGATTTAAACTGATTTCCTCTGCCTTCATGTGgttcatgtccctccattccctgcatattcacgcgcctatccaaaagcctgttAAACACCAATATTGTATCTCTTCCACAATTACccctagcagcatgttccaggcacccacctctctGTGTAAGAAACATGCCCAGTACATCTCCgagaaactttgtccctctcaccttaaagctataccctctagtcttcGACATTTCCATGTGCGAAAAATATTCTAATTGTCTCCCCTTTCTATGTCTATCATAATATTATATATCTATCAGGTCTCTGTTCAATCTCCAACACCATAAAAAACaagccaagtttgtccaacctctccttggagcTTATACCCAATAATCCAGGTGGCACAGTGGGAAACCTCatgtgcaccctctccaaatcctgcacatccttcctctaatggGAGAACTGCACATGCACTATGTGCAGCCAAACTAAacttttatacagctgcaacatgacttcctgatttttACACTCGCCGATGAAGGCAAGATACCTTACACATCCTTTATCACTCTTCCTAACACCaacgtcaaatcaagtcaagcttTAAATTAGTTGCAAGTTATTTCAAAATAAACAGACTTAATAAAGATTTGTTTTCATGATACAGTGGAAAATCTTTGTAGATAGGTTGATATTTACTTGACTATGATGCTGCATTGTTTATGTAATAATATAACCTTTGTGCCTGAATTATAGGTGTCGTATTTTACATCAGTTTCAAGACAAGAAGAATTTGAAGGAAGTGCTAAACGAATTATTCCGTTGTTCTCAATCACCTATTTTCTTTCAATCTTTTTTTCCATCACATCTTGCATGAGGTAAAATGTGTTATTGGCAGATTTCTTTGTAATACATTTTCATTGAATATATAAAATAGAAAGTGTGTTGCCTTATAAAATACTTCCAAACTTACTTTCAGGTTTGACTGTGTGCGGAATAAAGTCTGGGTTGCTGCTCTGGGAGTGATATCAGCTGGATTTGCTGTACTATCAGGATTTGGACTGCTGCTGTTTTGTGGGGTGAAATTTGCCATCAATACAGCCAATGCACCTTTTCTCATTCTAGGTTAGTCATATTTACCTCAACACTATAAGCATGCTTACAATTTAAATAATTGTCCTCCATAATTTGTCTTTCTAGAATCAAAGCCCAAAAATGTCTAACTAAAATATGTTTATTTTTCACTCCACCTCTGAAGTAGTAATCTCTCACCACAAATTACATCAATCACCACCTCTACTCACCATGGTTCCCTCTAACAGCCCCCTAGCTCTACTTCTATTCAAATGTTGACCTTAATTCACTGCCAATCCACCGACCTGGTCAATCTTATTATGGATTGtcatagtttagttgagtttagtttagtttattgtcacatgtaccgaggtaccgtgaaaagcttttgttccatgCTAACAAGTCAGCGGAAATGGGCTAAGTTACTCAGCTCGTAGCCTCATAGATGGCAAAATTACAGCTTGTGATGCAATCTTGCACTCATGACATAAATATAATGACTTATCATTATCGTTTTTGAGAACTGACAAGCTGTCTACTGCTTATCACTGTTGCTATTTCCTAAGTTTGGttgcagcactttgtacctagaaacatagcaacatagaaaataggtgcaggagtaggctattcggcccttcgagcctgcaccgccattcaatatgatcatggctgattatccaactcagtatcctgtacctgccttctctccataccccctgatccttttagccacaagggccacatctaactccctcttaaatatagccaatgaactggcctcaactaccttctgtggcagagaattccacagattcaccactctctgtgtaaaaaaagattttctcatctcggtcctgaaagacttcccccttatccttaaactgtgaccccttgttctggacttcgccaacatcgggaataatcttcctgcatctagcctgtccaaccccttaagaattttgtaagtttctataagatcccccctcaatcttctaaacttgtGATGGCTCCATGTCCATCTTTGGTTCTTTTCCTGCAATGAAGTTAATGACCAGTCCAAAACCCCATGGTGGTGGGAGTGAGCTGCCTTGAACCACTTTGTTATTGTGCCACACCAGCACAGCCCATACCCTATGTAGGTAAAGAAGAAAAGATGAACATGGAGCAAATACAGTGCCAGGTCTGGCATGCAACAACAGTGAGGATTAGTAGTCAGGCTATGTTAGCAGGCAGGGTTGCTGTTTTCAAAACAAACCAGCTATTACCTAGTCACAATGATGCCCGCTATATTCCCATTCTAAGATTATAGTTAGCTCACAGTGCAGCACTATATTTGTCCATCAGGAGTAAAGCTGCAGTGTATTCCTGGAAGCAGGACGAAAATGCAACAAATACGTCCGAGGCCTATTGTCTACATTAATTTACAATAGTTTTGTTCTTAATTTCTTAAAGATTTTTATATGTGATTGGaaatttttaacacaaacattacGCTCTAATCATGTCACGATGTTATTATCTAATTGGTGATCATTCAAAGGCATTAAGTGTCAGACTAATTCATCACATTCTCACATCTCTAGGTATCGGCGTGGACGATATGTTTGTTATGCTCGCCAGCTGGCAAAAGACAAAAGTTCATGCTAAAGTTGAAGATCGCTTGGCAGATACGTACGCGGAAGCAGCTGTTTCCATCACAATCACCACTCTGACTGATGTTCTGGCCTTTTATATTGGCATTGCGACACCTTTTCGATCCGTGCAATCATTTTGTGTTTACACTGGTACAACTGTTCTGTTCTGCTTCATTTACAACATTACATTTTTTGGAGCTGTTCTTGCCCTGAATGGGAGAAGAGAAGCCAGTAACAGGCATTGGCTGACATTCAGAAAGGTTGAAATGGTTCCTAAACAAGGAGAATCTACACTCAGTGCAATGTGTTGTGTAGGTGGTGCTTATGATCAGGAATCAGGCACAGAATTGGAACATCCAGTCTACTTCTTCTTTAAAGAATATTATGGCCCATTCCTCACAAAAGGATGGACCAAGGCAGCTGTGATTCTTCTGTATTTAGGATATTTAGCTGGCAGTATTTATGGCTGTTTACAGATCAAAGAAGGAATAGATCTCAAAAATCTGGCCTTTGATGATTCATATGCGATTCCATTCTATGATGATGCAAATGAATATTTCTCAGAGTTTGGACCACGAGTCATGGTCACTGTTACTGAATCTGTAGATTATTGGAATTCCAGTGTGCGAGATGAAATTGAAACCTGCATGGGTAGGTTTGAAAACCTCTCGTACGTAGATCGTGAACTGTCAGAGTCTTGGCTTCGTGCTTACATTGGGGTTTATGGAACTAACACCAGCGCCATAAACACAGAAAAAATGTTCATGACAAAATTATATAAATTCCTTCAGTTTCTCCCGTCAATCAAACAAGATGTTGACATTTCAGAAAATAACCAAAGCATTAAGGCTTCCCGTTTTTTCATTCAGACCATTAATATCAATAATTCGGTTGCAGAAAAAAACATACTGATTGAATTAAGGGAACTAGCGAAGGAATGTAGAATTCCATTGCTAGTATATCACTCTGCATTCATCTATTATGATCAATATCTTGTTATAATAGCCACCACAATACAGAATATAATTGTGGCTGCTGCTGCCATGCTCCTTGTTGCCTTATTGTTAATACCTAATCCAGTTTGTTCTCTGTGGGTCACATTTGCTACTGCCTCAGTATTAGTGGGTGTGGCTGGATTTATGTCTTTCTGGGGTGTCAATTTAGACTCAATATCAATGATTAATCTGGTCATTTGTATTGGCTTTTCAGTGGATTTTTCCGCTCACATTTCATATGCATATGTTTCAAGTGCCAAAGGAAATTGCAATGATAGAGCTGTAGATGCATTGTATGCTCTTGGCTATCCCATTATTCAGGGAGCTCTTTCAACCATACTGGGTGTTATCGTGTTGGCTGCTGCCGAAAGTTACATATTTAGGACgttttttaaaatcatgtttcttGTCATATCTTTTGGGGCAGTTCATGGTCTCGTATTTCTGCCCGTTTTTCTAACTCTCTGTGGAAAGAATAGAAAGCCAAATAGCATAAAAATAGACAAAGGAAGAAATAAGCAGCAATGCATTTATCCAAACAGAGGACAGTCAAATGCTGTAAAAATAGGCCATGTAGTTAATAGGCATAAAAAAAACATGTATTGCAATGAAGCATATGAAAATACACATCCTGGCCACCTAAATGGCAGATTTGAAGAAGTGCCTGATCCAGACTGTCCATAATGATTTTCTGTCTTATAATTGATTACATTCTAGCTGTCCAGATAACCTTTACAGCCACACAGCAACATTTCTGTTATAATGTTTAGAGAAAATTATCAAGCAGCTTTGGAATTTgttcgatttaaaaaaaataagttaTAAATAATTTTATAATTGAAACAGACAGTATATATTTCTGAGGCAAAGAAAAAATAATGTTGAAGAATAGAGATGGGCACATGACAGAAGACTAAGGATTTATTTATTGCAAATATTGGTATGTTTTGTTTCCAGTTGTATAAGTAGATCTAGTTTTAAATGTTTGAAATACATGTATTCTGAGAACACTTCAAGACATAACAGTGTTCATCTTAAATCAATTGTATTTGCACTATTAACATATGTAATCTGTGATGGTTAATTAGATAatcctgtagtggccatttggcatattttgtgtgtcattaattatggcatttgtctttaaatcttagtctgcccgtaattatgtgggtgggatttattacgtagtcaggGGCATGTTTGCTGCTggctttcttgcgcagaagcttagttttagtttagtttttgagcTTCATGGCAGAAGGAACACCTTTCGACCATTTAGAGTTTTgctgagacacgaggagttttctaacgtttaaacgTGCTTGtgtttgacgaagattaaagtgtacgagtcagAGAAGAAGGTCGGATGTATATCTTATtgattttcttcaacaataaagaaactattaatcaaaagacagtgttatgaagatttatctgtcgagaagctctgaaagtctcggagagctcacatgcgtattacgacattctcccAAAGCCATGTAGTCTGTTAAATggttagagggagtaatctcttgaacgatataaaaatctggatGGTAGCCTGCAAACCATTGATTTATAAGGTAATATTTAATTGGATGCTTCATTGAGTACACAGTTGATATCGAAACTAcacctaggaccagaggccatagccccagaataaaaggacgtacctttagaaaggagatgaggaggaatttctttggtcagaggatggtgaatctgtggaattcattgccacagaaggctgtggaggccaagtcaatggatatttttaaggtggcgattgacagattcttgattagtaacggtgtcaggggttatggggagaaagcagtaaaatggggttgagagggaacgatacatcagccatgattgagtggtgtgGAGTAGACTtattgggctgaatgacctaattcttctcctataacttatgaatttatgaacttacacTTTCTGCAGCACAATGGAAGGTGAGAAGAGGAATGGAGGTAGGGGATAGCCAACAGAGTAGAGTGCTCCCCCACATTtattgtatactagaccaagtgcagacccgttgggtctgtttccccaacggcgttgcgggggggggggggggcagcggcatcaaactcacattaaccaccccccaaacacacaggtgggtggagggggggtgagaagaggggagggaggggagaggaggaggaggaaacgggacagatttgggagggaaaggagagcggggtagggggtgagagagggggatggggagagagatgtgggggagggggggatggggaggtagggaggagggagggagggggagaggggtcggggagagaggggaaagagtggagagggagagtggagggggaagggggagcggtggaagagtggggagggaggaggagaggggtagggggagtgatggaagagggacagaggggtaggaggaagggggcgggttgaGAGagcgaagggggtggcgtagagagggaaggggggtgggggagagagtgatgggtggcagagggagaggggtgaagagagggaaacatagaaccatagaaattaagtgcaggaattggccattcggctcttcgagcctgcaccactattcaacatgatcgtggctgatcatccaactcagtatcctgtacctgccttctctccataccccctgatccctttagccacaagggccacatctaactccctcttaactatagccaatgaactggcctcaactaccttctgtggcagagaattccagagattcaccactctctgtgaaaaatgtttttctcatctctgtcctaaaggatttcccccttatctttaaactgtgaccccttgttctggacttccccaacatcgggaacaatcttcctgcatttagcctgtccaaccccttaagaattttgtacgtttctataagatccgccctcaatcttctaaaatctagcatgtacaagccgagtctatcctgtctttcttcatatgaaagtcctgacatcccaggaatcagtctggtgaaccttctctgtactccatctatggcaacaatgtctttgagcattgggcattgtgacatcacacgatggaacgttcaccaggggctggggctggtgctgcttctatgggtgagaagccagtttatttttgaaatattggaggcggggggaggggggggagaaggatttgattaaaaacgtgtacttaaacacgacaaaatgtaatgaggagcggatacttagaaagaaaagtgaaatctctaccgaaatggaaaagatgtcggcgattctgcgtctggcttcggagttgcagggaatcaaaggaagaaaggcggccgacagccgtccatgtaaatagatccgttccgattggacatctgcgagtcttgggcattgtgacatcacacgatggaacgaatcaaaaggcagaaaggcagccggatggtaggcggcagccacagacttttatataataactagaccaagtgcagacccgttgggtctgtatccccaacggcgtatgcggggggggggggggggctgtgggaacaaactcacattaaccaccccccaaacacacaggtggggggaggggtgggtgagaagaggggagggaggggagaggaggaggaggaaacgggacaaatttgggagggaaaggagagcggggtagggggtgagagagggggatggggagagatgtgggggaggggggatggggagggaggggaggagggagggagggggagaggggtgggggagagagggaaaagagtggggagggagagtggagggggaaggagggagagaagtggaagtgtggggagggaggaggagaggggtaaggggaaggggggagagatggaagagtggggagggaggaggagaggggtaggggagtgatggaagagggacagaggtgtaggaggaagggggcgggtggagagagggaagggggtggggtagagaaggaaggggggtggggagagagggatgggtgggagagggagaggggtgaagagagggaaacatagaaacagaaattaagtgcaggagtaggccattcagcccttcgaggctgcacaaccattctatatgatcatggctgatcatccaactcagtatcctgtacctgccttctctccataccccctgatccctttagccacaagggccacatctaactacctcttaaatatagccaatgaactggcctcaactaccttctgtggcagagaattctggtGTTTAAAGGTGTTTCAAAATTGATTGACATGTTTTTTTCACTTTTAaccattttaaattatttaattagtTATTAAAGATCTTTGAAAGCTTCTGAATATCAGACAAAAATATGTGATAGTGGCTTTCCTGGCtgttaaatatttttttcatGCAGGCTATTTCCTCGGGTTGCCTATGTGATGGCATAACTTAAGGCAATGCAGGACATCATCATCTAGGATAATATTTACCAGAAAATCAATATTGGGAGATCTGTGAGTACTATCTATATTTAACAAGTATATATTAACTGTCGTCCCAACAGCAGCAAGTTCTGGTTAATAAACAATTTTCAGGGTACAATCGTTACTAGACCATCACAGATTAAATATGGCAATATCTCAAATACAATATCATACAGAAAGGAATGGAAGTTGAATGCTGTTAACAATTATTTAGGGTCaggacagttcagttcagtttagtttattgtcacgtgtactgaggtaaaagcttttgtAGGTCAAGTACAACTAAACATACACCAAAAGTGGAAatccatatctatctatctatctatctatctatctatctatctatctgtctatctatctgtctatctatctatctatctatctattatatattaaaactctgtggctgccgcctgccgcctggtgtccggctgcctttctgccttttgattcgttccatcgtgtgatgtcacaatgcccaatactcgcagatgtccaatcggaatggatccatttacatggacggctgccggccgcctttcttcctttgattcactgcaactccgaaaccagacgcagaatcgccgacatcttttccatttcggtagagatttcacttttctttctaagtatccgctcctgattacatttcgtcgtgtttaagtacacgtttttaatcaaatccttctccccccccaatatttcaaaaataaactggcttctcacccatagaagcagcaccagccccagccccagcccctggtgaacgttccatcgtgtgatgtcacaatgcccaatgctcaaagacattcttgccatagagggagtacagagaaggttcaccagactgattcctgggatgtcaggaatttcatatgaataaagactggaagacggcttgtactcgctatattttagaagattgagggggtatcttatagaaacttacaaaattcttaaggggttggacaggctagatgcaggaagattgttccagatgttggggaagtccagaacaaggagtcacagtttaaggataaggggtaaatcttttatgaccgtaatgagaaaatctttttttacacagagagtggtgaatctctggaattctctgccacgaaaggtagttgaggccagtttattggctatatttaagagggagttagatgtggcccttgtggctaaagggatcagggggtatggagagaaggcaggtacaggatactgagttggatgatcagccatgatcatattgaatgccggtgcaggctcgaagggccgaatggcctactcctgcacctattttctatgtttctatgtttctatgtaaacaatCAAATACATCAGAGGAAACTGAACTAATGCAAAATTAAAGGTTGATTCATTTCCTCTCTGTTCAAATGAAAGGATTAATCTGACAGCAGCATAAATGTGGTGGGCAGCACATCCAGCCAGATTGCAATATTAGAAGCAGCCAGGAAACTTGTAATTGCCCCAAACTTGATGTTAAGTCATtaaaaaaggggattgagcaactagatatcctcaacttggtcaaaaggacccacttcaaaatttaaatactactctactcactccgacctgcacgaggtaaccactgatgaggtgtttgcgcagtaatcaaccagaaccagaaccgttcaagaaggaactgcagatgctggaagattgaaggtacacaaaaatgctggagaaactcagtggaaaaCTCAACTTCTTGTCTCTTATTGTGAGTTAAATGCCAATGGTTCCACATCGAACTCCTGCACCATATCCTGGTGAGTTGCAGGTTATTGTCTCCTTCACTcctttcttattctccctctttttattattttattttctgttgttttgtttttttttgtccctTCTTGTAAATATAATGATAAAATAAGCTGTAGATAAATCAAAGGGAGAAATAATTTGGGCTACCCATTTGTGACAGTATAACTTTATAACAACAGTGAGATGAACTCGACGACTAATTTGTTATGTTGTAAACTAGGAATGGCACCATATGAATTAAAATAGCTTCCAAGAATCATACCTCCCATACAACATTTACAAAATAATAATGTAATGGATCTGTCAACATAACAAAGTATGGAACTTGAAATGAACATACTCCTATTTGTCTGTGGATATCTGAAAGTGAATGATGAACCTTTAAACTTACATAATACAAAATCACATTTTTTTGAGATGATTATTTTTCACAAGGTTTGATATAAAAGCCTGCGAAAGAGGCCAGAGGGAGGCGGAAAAATCCATGTAAGAGTTATTATTATGCCTTGTGTTCTTGATAAATTCTCAACTGGCTTAGAATT from Amblyraja radiata isolate CabotCenter1 chromosome 2, sAmbRad1.1.pri, whole genome shotgun sequence carries:
- the LOC116985415 gene encoding patched domain-containing protein 3-like translates to MCYCQTDCIEKPLCKAFRKLGYIVGKNPWWFFTIPLLLSAGLGVGFYFLPVREANDLEEQFTPISGSAKSEREFIREHFPTNDSEFFFAQRLYTEGTYVSFIAVSKGNNILTSDALKVILALDEKVKQLRIADNNNVTWNYSSLCARESGSCFSNTNLDFIKLIPILVDGYNFTYPIMNGVFIGSTVGGVEVKGNIIASAKAIKFDYYLQEDNEEMKVKSLLWIKNFLSVYPKEQMNLKNIEVSYFTSVSRQEEFEGSAKRIIPLFSITYFLSIFFSITSCMRFDCVRNKVWVAALGVISAGFAVLSGFGLLLFCGVKFAINTANAPFLILGIGVDDMFVMLASWQKTKVHAKVEDRLADTYAEAAVSITITTLTDVLAFYIGIATPFRSVQSFCVYTGTTVLFCFIYNITFFGAVLALNGRREASNRHWLTFRKVEMVPKQGESTLSAMCCVGGAYDQESGTELEHPVYFFFKEYYGPFLTKGWTKAAVILLYLGYLAGSIYGCLQIKEGIDLKNLAFDDSYAIPFYDDANEYFSEFGPRVMVTVTESVDYWNSSVRDEIETCMGRFENLSYVDRELSESWLRAYIGVYGTNTSAINTEKMFMTKLYKFLQFLPSIKQDVDISENNQSIKASRFFIQTININNSVAEKNILIELRELAKECRIPLLVYHSAFIYYDQYLVIIATTIQNIIVAAAAMLLVALLLIPNPVCSLWVTFATASVLVGVAGFMSFWGVNLDSISMINLVICIGFSVDFSAHISYAYVSSAKGNCNDRAVDALYALGYPIIQGALSTILGVIVLAAAESYIFRTFFKIMFLVISFGAVHGLVFLPVFLTLCGKNRKPNSIKIDKGRNKQQCIYPNRGQSNAVKIGHVVNRHKKNMYCNEAYENTHPGHLNGRFEEVPDPDCP